Part of the Camelus bactrianus isolate YW-2024 breed Bactrian camel chromosome 6, ASM4877302v1, whole genome shotgun sequence genome, AGCCACCATGTGTGTATCATGTGCAAATCACGTGCAACTCTGCAAGGTAGAGGTGATGCTCTCTCATTACCTCTCATGAGCTGGTACCTCTGTGGTATGACGTCTGCGGCCCCTCCATCAGGAGATtttggaggaaagggggtggTTGCTGCAGATGTGGGGGAGGAACTGGCTGAGGTGGGTGGTTTACTGCCCAGGAGTGTCCCACTGGGAGGCAAGGAGACAGATGTTGTTGGCAACCATAAGCAAGGAATGTGAACAGGCACACATGTTCCTGGGAAGTTGGCCAAGACCCCTCGGCCAACTTTTGTCAGTGTTCCTATTTTGAGGGGATCAAGGTTGAACTTGTGACTTGCAGGATTCCTCCTCCTCTGAACCCCAGGGTGCCCTGGCCTTTTCCAAGAGCATCACTTCTTCCTTTGTGGAGAATCTTCCATGAGCTGGCACTGTGTTGGTTCCCCTGGGCCTTCAAAGATGAAGCCTGCTCTCAGATTTGTGGGAGGTAGGAGGTCAAAGTCTCACCAGCAAGGAGTCTCTGGGGTCGGACTGCCTGTCTTGGGCCTCAGGCTCCACAACTTGCTGCTGTGTCACTGTGGCAGGTTACCTAACTTTCCTGTGTtccagtcttctcatctgtgaagtgatATTTACCTCAAGAAGCAGAGGAGACGTTTATCATTAGAACGGATGTAAGAGCACTTAGCCAACTACCTAGCTAATGGCAAGCACTCGATAAATGTTTCTGTTAAAAGCATGAAGTGGAAGGGACAGAAGTGAGGTAAGGggtcctgggagcacagaggagggagcaCCTAACTCTTCCTGAACAAGAGCTGCTTGCTGATGACCTCAAAAGGTATTATTCAAACCTGGGGCTTTGGTCTGGGTGGGAGGAAGTCAGATAATGGGCAGCTTGAAGATGttgcccaggtgattctgatagcTCTCTGCCCCTTAGCTGCTctttaaaagtaactttttattgttaaaaattacGTTTCATTAACCttgcaaagaagagaaaaaaatcacccataatcccaATACCCGAATACACCCATCATTAGAGTATGGTGCCCCCATCTATTTTCTCATGcatcttgtttttgttgttttaatagtTTTAATCATAGTGCATGTGATAGTTCCTATTTTGGATTTTTGCCTTATTATGCAATCATAAGCATTTTAACTACATTGTTTTcctaatgaaattttatttttaactttttttccctaaacataAGTGGTTTATGTTCTCTTAAACTCCCAGACAATCTGAAttggtataaaaaagaaaatgcaaatttcaaGTAGTTGTATTACTCAGAGGTAATCACTGAgcatttttatgtgttttctagattttttttctatgtaaataAACACATAAGACTTAGGTTATTTTATAACCTGCTTTTCATTAAACTATAAATTATATTAGGTTATTTTATAACCTGCTTTTCATTAAATTATAAATGTACCATAGGTGGGTTTCCAGGTCAATAAGTCATTCTAATGACTGcacacatttaattttatgtCCGTATCAAATTTATGTAACTAATCATCTATTGctggatatttaagttgttttctctgtgtgtgtatatatatttctccacCATGTGGATTAATTTACTTATACATTTAgcgatttttgtatatttaagtagattttcttcttttgtttttgctatAATAAATAACAGTGCATTGAAAAATCTGGAGGAATATGGCTTTTCCCATATTTTGAATAATTTCCTGGAGTGGAAGTATTGGGTCATCGGGCAGGGGCATTTTATGATTCTTGATTTGTATCACCAAGCTGCTTTTTCAAAGGGCTGTTTGTGTCAATTTAGATACTTCCAGCAATGTGTTGGTGCCAGTTTCACGCCTCCCACCCCACTACCTAAATGTGGTAGATGGAGGGGGGATAGTTTCCCTAACTAGCTAGCAGTAAAGGAGGTGCTCATATGAATTAAAGAGGACAGGATAGAGACAAGAGGAACAAGTGAATATGCggaatggaaagagagagaaaggaataacCAGAAACAACTATCTGTTTGTAATTTTTTCCAATTGGGAAAGTAATTCATGCTTCTTGTTAAAAACCCAAAAGTCCTCCTCTGGTGACAGGTTCTGCTAACAGTTTAAGTATATTATTCCATATTATTACTTTTACTAATATTAATGTATAActggttttgttttaaaagaacagCTTCATGCTATACACACCGTAATGCAACATTCCTACTGGGGAATATATCTTAGACACCACTGGAATGATTACTTTAAGAGTGCAGataatttttagtttaaatatctaattagaatcaaatgaaaagaaatattaccCTTTTTCCGTGCTAGAGGGCTCCCTGTTCCTTATCAGCAGTCCCTTGGAGGCAGTTCTTATTATAAATTTTCATATCACCATAAACCTTCTGCTGCCTGTTTCCCTTTTCCAGCCAGAGACATCCTCAGGGGGCAGTCCCTTGCGGCTGCTTAGGGGGCCAAACCCAGGCGGCCTGAGGACCGTCCATGGGTTGGGAAACCAGTAGCCAAGGGCAAAGGGCAGTAGCTGCTCACAACCCTCTGGGGGCCTCAGTTGGACCCTCCTTGCTTTCCACTCCTAGAACCTTGGTGCCCAAGATTAACCCAACCATTGTTGCAAAAGTCTCATGTCTGGGCAGAACTAAACCCATCACTTTGGGGCAGGGCTGGCCTGGCTTTCCTGTCTTTATGGCTTTTCTCCGCAGGTCTGGCCACCACTGCTAAAGTGAGGGAGGCTGTTCCAAGCGCCTTGAACGGCTTTTCCTGGAGCCTATTTTGGCTTAGGGCGTCCCATATCTGCCCGGGGGCGTAGCCTTCACGTGAGGCCCTCAAACTCCAGACGCCGGGTCTGACTCAGTCTTGCAGCCTCTGTAGAACCCCTTGCCAGCCCCgtgactcagtttctccatttgctcACGCGGGCCAACGGCGTGAGACATCTGTGTGGAATGCGTAGGTGCCTCTGACAGCTTCTCCAGAGTACGTGCTCCCAGGCGAAGCCCTATAGACAGGCATTTACACCGCCCAGAACGCTCCTTCTGGACGTGTTCTGCACTAGCCCTGGTATGAGTCCATAGGACCTGGGATGGCAGTGACTTGGCCAGGTGCGCGAGCGGGACTGCTGAGGAGACATCTGCCCCGGGTCCGCCCGCCATGGTTCCCCAAGGGTCCAGACCATGAAGGGGCTGCCGGAAAGACGACCGGTACCCGCATCCGTGCCCACTGCCCGCCGCCTGACGCAATCTGAGGAGCCCTTGCTGCATGCGGGAACTGGGGAAACCTCCCCCTCCGTTGCATCACTCCTGCCAGGTTTGCTACAGAGGTGGAGTCGAACCAATCAGCAGGCACTCTGGGCGGGGGGCAGGCTGCGCAGTTACCCACTCAGAACGCGGCGCGGTTAACCAGGCAGCAATATCCGGATGTGATTGGCCAAAAGGAAATTTGCCCCGCCCCAATAACCGCGGCATCTGGCCGCGGTGGGTGGGGCTTCCCGGCCGGAGGGTTTAAAGGGCGCCTCGGACGAGGCCGCGCAACTGGAGCGACCAAGCGGTGCCAGGCCAGGTGTGCGCGTCCGTGGGTCCTTCCGTGCAGGTGCCGGAGACCAGCCCTGGAGGCCGCCCGGGCCCGTCCCTGTGCCCGGCACCATGAAGCAGGAGTCCGCAGCCCATAATACCCCGCCCTCCTCACCACCCCCATTGCAGCCTCCTCAGGACGACAGCGACCCCCAAGCCCTGTGGATTTTCGGGTACGGCTCCCTGGTGTGGAGGCCCGACTTCGCCTACAGCGATAGCCGTGTGGGCTTCGTGCGAGGCTACAGCCGCCGCTTCTGGCAGGGAGACACCTTTCATCGGGGCAGCGACAAGATGGTGAGCATCTGACCATGCCCGGGGGAGtgaggtgggtgggggcaggataGTGGGCGTCCAGCCGTTGCGCTGGAATGTCCTGGCCTATGTGGACAGATGGCGACTATGTCCTGATGGGGAAAATGTGTTAACCTAAGTCCAGGGTTTGTGGCTTAAATTTGTGTGCCCAGTGGGTCACTGTGTGATGGCTAATCTGTGATCCTGTGGATGGCTGTGTTGATGAATATTTTTGATTACCAATCTGGACCACTGCCGTGTGTctatttctcctgcatccatgCATCACTCCCCTGGAGGAGTGGGGCTCTCTGAGCCCTGGGACAGAAGAGTTGTTGAGGGTTTCCTCTACTACTGATGGCAAAGCTGATTTCTAACTGTTTTTTCCCAaaatctttcttccctccctagCCTGGTCGTGTGGTGACCCTCCTTGAAGATCATGAGGTAAGTGCCTGAGTCAAGAGAGGCACCCAGCTGGAGGGGTGCAGACAGTTAGAGCTCATGGGTCTTTGGCTGCAGGCTAGATTAGATGCCCCTCTGGTTGAGAAGGGTGGTCTAGCTAAATGCTTCTCACAAAAATTACTTGAGGATATTgttaaatgagattttaatttaAGAGAATTTAGAGTGGGTCCTGAAACTCAATCCTTACACGCTTACAGGTGATGCCATTGGCTCTCAGACCATTTTCTGAGAAGGATTTCTGTTCTCCCTGGACTAGACCATTGTATTAACCCCTGTTAAGAAAGGGAGAATGAAAACTTGGTGTATTGCTACTAGAGAGCTCAATAGCCTTCTGTCCACCCCCCTTATAGAACACAGTCGTGCAGTGGGAAAAGAAGGAGCTGTGTGACTGACCCTGGTGCCCTTGTTTTCTCCTAGGGCTGCACTTGGGGTGTGGCGTACCAGGTGCAAGGTGAGCAGGTGAGCGAAGCCCTCAAGTACCTGAATGTGCGGGAGGCAGTGCTCGGCGGCTATGATACCAAGGAGGTCACCTTCTACCCCCAAGAGGACCCTGACCAACCACTCAAGGCATTGGCCTATGTGGCCACCCCACAGAACCCTGGTTACCTGGGCCCTGCACCCGAGGAGGCCATTGCTACACAGATCCTGGCCTGCCGAGGCTTCTCCGGCCACAACCTGGAGTACTTGCTACGCCTGGCAGACTTCATGCAGCTCTGTGGGCCCCAGGCACAGGACGAGCACCTGGCAGCCATCGTGGATGCTGTAGGCACCATGTTGCCCTGCTTCTGCCCCACCGAGCAGGCTTTGGCACTGGTCTGAGGGGCTGAGCCCCTGCAGGGAGTGCCTACATGAACACAGGGGCCAGGTCCCCACTCCAGTGCACAGAGATACTTGATACAGCTGGAGCCCACTGAGAGGACTCGGTGGCCAGCTGGGGGCCTTTCTTAAGCCCCTGCCTGTCTGCCAgcccccagctctcctgcctgaCGCTCACTGACTTACTACTTGAAACTTTATTTATTGCACCATGTTGGTGTGGTGGGCAGGGTAGGGGGCCTGCCCTGGACACAGGGGCCCTGCTGAGCAGTGCCCCACCCCAGGCACCTGATGCCTGACCAGATTCCCCCCAGTGCTGCTGCTAACCCCATGATACCCAGGCCCCCACCTCCCTAGGGAGCCTCCAAGAGCCTTGACACTCCTCTGCCCTCTACCCCAGACCAACCATTTCCTAGTCCCAGAAATACCACCTGCTAAAGGTCCCAGCCTGCTGGTGAGGGATAGGAGGGAGTGAGGAGAGGGGGCCCTACAAGAACTGAGGTCCCTGCCAGCCCTGCTCAtcccccaggtccccagggcACAGCTGGATCTGGAGCCCAGACATAGCTGAGTCTGGACATGGGCCTGTCACCTATTTGGCCTTGTTTTCCTGTCcttctgtatgtctgtctgtcaGTCTGGGAAGCTCATCACTACAGGCCTTGGTACTTCTTAGTCTGTCCCATACTATTATCCATAAACTGATTTCATTATCTGTGCTGTCCTGGAATGTGATTCTTTTTTCAGATAAGCTGTTGGGGCAGGTGAGGTGGTAAAGCCCTGAGAGACTCATAGGAGGGGAAAGGGTGGGTCCCTGTTCATCTCCATCCCTCTCTGCCAGGGAGGGGGCAGCGGAGCAGGCAGGACTACCAGGTTACATCACTCCCATAATATGCAGAATTCAGCCCGGGAAGCTCTACTTGGCAGCCCTGTGAGCAGTCCTGGCCACCGACCTGGTCCCCTGCATCTCCCAGCTGCCCTGAAGAGGCTAGCAGGGTCAGAGTTCAGACCAAGTCTCCTCCAGTTGCAGGGTCAGTTGCTGCCTCTTCCTGACAGTGAGGCTAGACTTCTGGCTTCTTGCTAAAGGAGCCACGTGGGTTAAAGGAGTTTAAAGGGTAAAGTGATGACAACTTGTGAGACAGTGCTGAAAGTGCAGGCCTGGAGGACCTGATGGCCCTTTGACTTCTGAGGTCCAGGTGCTCATTCTTGTCTCCTGAGACTGTGATGTGCGCTGTGCCTTCTCTCTTACTGTGACCTGCCAGGATCCGTGATGGGATGAGTTGCTGGCTGCCCTCTAGGCTGCTGCTTGTTCACCATCGGCCTGCCCCTGGCTATTCTTTCCTCACCCTGACCCCCAGGTGCAAAGCTCAGCTCCCAAGATCTCAGCCTAGCCCTGTGCTCCTCAACTGGGAATGGCTACTCAGTGGGTTCAGCCTTTACTCCTGGACCTGCTGAATGGGTGTGGGGCCCAGGTGAGGTTTTAGCAGCAGAAGAGCCTGGCTCCATCCCAGCCTTTCACTGGCCCAGTGACCTCCAGAAAAGTATTCagcctctgagactcagtttacACTGGGATGCTGGGTGGTATGTATGTGTTGCTGCCACTCTTGTGGCTGGTGTCCTGGTTTGGTCTGGGTGTCCCCAGCAGGGTCAGCTCCAGCCAAGTAGGGCAGCCATTGTGCCTGGGGAGGTTGCCCATGCGTTGACAGCCTCGTGTCTTGGCAGTTGATGGGAAAAGTGTGGAGTCCAGCCAGGTTCTTCTGGGAGCTAGGTCACAAGAGGAGGCAGCAGGtggcaggggccctgggcagccacCTCCTGGCCTCTTGTGCCAGGGCATGGCCAGACAGCCAGTCTGGGTGCTCAGAGCAGAGCCCTGCTCTATTctgaatgggggtggggaaggctgcTTGCCGGCAGCACATGGGCTCACATTCTTCAAGCCATTCATTCAGCATGTATTTACTAAACTgctgctatatgccaggcactgatctAGGCTCTGGAGATAGAGCAGGGAAGAAATCTTCCTCCTCAAGGAATTCTGAATGGTGACCATTTGGCATGAACTGTGTCACAATGGAAGGAGAATAGGGCATTCAATGTAGAAAGGGCTCTTAACCTCGAGGGGTTgtggggaggtcagggaaggctttctgaGGGAGGGAATTATGGCGCCA contains:
- the CHAC1 gene encoding glutathione-specific gamma-glutamylcyclotransferase 1, whose translation is MKQESAAHNTPPSSPPPLQPPQDDSDPQALWIFGYGSLVWRPDFAYSDSRVGFVRGYSRRFWQGDTFHRGSDKMPGRVVTLLEDHEGCTWGVAYQVQGEQVSEALKYLNVREAVLGGYDTKEVTFYPQEDPDQPLKALAYVATPQNPGYLGPAPEEAIATQILACRGFSGHNLEYLLRLADFMQLCGPQAQDEHLAAIVDAVGTMLPCFCPTEQALALV